A genomic window from Aquabacterium sp. OR-4 includes:
- a CDS encoding MFS transporter: protein MTALPSPPPSPWRWIPTLYFGQGLPYVVVMTLAVVMYKNLGVSNTEIALLTGWLYLPWVIKPLWSPLVELLGTPRRWVLAMQWLIGAALGGVALVLPGPEPVRATLAVLWLLAFASATHDIAADGFYLQALRPRQRAAFVGVRSTCYRLAMIAGQGGLIALAGWWQQQQPGLGAAGAWVRVFGLLGALFVLLALLHTLSLPRPVAGAPAPAGASVPAPTRRRAGELRRDFVAVFAAFLRRPDIGRVLAFLLLYRFAEAQLLKLVAPFALDAASAGGLGLSNQQLGLAYGTLGVAALTAGGLLGGWVISRRGLDRLLWPMVVCMHLPNLLFVALALWQPTQLGWISAALMAEQFGYGFGFAAYMVFMMMVAEGPHQTAHYAICTGFMALGMMLPGMAAGWLQSQLGYTGFFVWVCVATIPSFVAVAAVRIRPGYGREAETEL, encoded by the coding sequence TTGACTGCCCTGCCCTCGCCGCCCCCCTCGCCCTGGCGCTGGATCCCCACGCTGTACTTCGGCCAGGGCCTGCCCTATGTGGTGGTGATGACGCTGGCGGTGGTGATGTACAAGAACCTGGGCGTCTCCAACACCGAGATCGCGCTGCTCACCGGCTGGCTGTACCTGCCGTGGGTGATCAAGCCGCTGTGGAGCCCGCTGGTCGAGCTGCTGGGCACGCCGCGGCGCTGGGTGCTGGCGATGCAGTGGCTGATCGGCGCGGCGCTGGGTGGTGTGGCCCTGGTGCTGCCGGGGCCCGAGCCGGTGCGCGCCACGCTGGCCGTGCTGTGGCTGCTGGCCTTCGCCTCGGCCACGCACGACATCGCCGCCGACGGCTTCTACCTGCAGGCGCTGCGGCCACGCCAGCGCGCGGCCTTCGTGGGCGTGCGCAGCACCTGCTACCGGCTGGCCATGATCGCCGGCCAGGGCGGGCTGATCGCGCTGGCCGGCTGGTGGCAGCAGCAGCAGCCCGGGCTGGGCGCGGCCGGTGCCTGGGTGCGGGTGTTCGGGCTGCTGGGCGCGCTGTTCGTGCTGCTGGCGCTGCTGCACACGCTGAGCCTGCCGCGGCCCGTGGCTGGCGCACCCGCGCCGGCTGGCGCCTCGGTGCCAGCGCCAACCCGGCGCCGCGCCGGCGAGTTGCGGCGCGACTTTGTGGCCGTGTTCGCGGCCTTCCTGCGCCGGCCCGACATCGGGCGCGTGCTGGCCTTCCTGCTGCTGTACCGCTTTGCCGAGGCGCAGCTGCTGAAGCTGGTGGCGCCGTTTGCGCTGGATGCCGCCAGCGCCGGCGGCCTGGGCCTGAGCAACCAGCAGCTGGGCCTGGCCTACGGCACGCTGGGCGTGGCCGCGCTCACCGCGGGCGGGCTGCTGGGCGGCTGGGTGATCTCGCGCCGCGGGCTCGACCGCCTGCTGTGGCCCATGGTGGTGTGCATGCACCTGCCCAACCTGCTGTTCGTGGCGCTGGCGCTGTGGCAGCCCACGCAGCTGGGCTGGATCAGCGCGGCGCTGATGGCCGAGCAGTTCGGCTACGGCTTCGGCTTTGCCGCCTACATGGTGTTCATGATGATGGTGGCCGAGGGCCCGCACCAGACCGCGCACTACGCCATCTGCACCGGCTTCATGGCGCTGGGCATGATGCTGCCCGGCATGGCCGCCGGCTGGCTGCAAAGCCAGCTCGGCTACACCGGCTTCTTTGTCTGGGTGTGCGTGGCCACGATCCCGTCCTTTGTGGCGGTGGCCGCGGTGCGCATCCGCCCGGGCTATGGCCGCGAGGCGGAAACCGAGCTTTGA